The Camelina sativa cultivar DH55 chromosome 14, Cs, whole genome shotgun sequence genome includes a window with the following:
- the LOC104741203 gene encoding COBW domain-containing protein 1 → MEDDEEPPMAIQIQPDVSVGKNLSSSDAVSVGVSVITGYLGAGKSTLVNYILNGKHGKRIAVILNEFGEEIGVERAMINDGDEGAIVEEWVELANGCVCCTVKHSLVQALEQLVQRKDRLDHILLETTGLANPAPLASILWLDEQLESEVKLDCIVTVVDAKNLRFQLNERRDTSSFPEAFNQIAFADTIIMNKVDLISQEESDELEKEIHSINSLANVIRSVRCQVDLSNILNCQAYDSTHVSRLESLLEANKSLTTTDLHDSGVRTLCISEPQPINLDKVRLWLEEILWDKKLEMDIYRCKAVLSIQNSEQLHILQAVREIYEIVPARKWSEGESRTNKIVFIGHKLDEEVLRSGLRDCRP, encoded by the exons atggaagatgatgaagagccACCGATGGCTATCCAAATCCAACCGGATGTTTCTGTCGGAAAGAATCTTTCGTCAAGCGACGCTGTTTCAGTTGGTGTCAGTGTCATCACCGGCTATCTCGGCGCGGGAAAATCCACC CTTGTGAATTATATACTGAATGGGAAACATGGGAAGAGAATCGCTGTGATCTTGAATGAGTTTGGGGAAGAGATTGGTGTTGAGAGGGCTATGATTAACGATGGAGATGAAGGTGCCATTGTTGAGGAATGGGTTGAGCTCGCTAATGGCTGTGTTTGCTGTACTGTTAAGCATAGCCTTGTTCAAGCCCTCGAGCAGCTTGTTCAGAGAAAAGACAG ACTTGATCATATATTGCTGGAGACTACAGGTTTAGCAAATCCGGCTCCACTGGCTTCTATACTTTGGTTGGATGAACAGTTAGAATCAGAAGTCAAGCTTGACTGCATTGTTACT GTTGTGGATGCAAAAAATCTTCGTTTTCAGCTCAATGAGCGCCGTGACACATCCTCTTTTCCTGAGGCTTTTAATCAAATAGCATTTGCG GACACAATAATAATGAACAAGGTGGACTTGATTTCTCAAGAGGAATCTGATGAATTAGAGAAGGAGATTCATTCCATCAACTCGCTCGCCAATGTCATCCGATCGGTTAGGTGCCAAGTTGATTTGTCCAATATATTAAACTGCCAGGCATATGATTCAACT CATGTTAGTCGTCTGGAATCACTGCTGGAAGCAAATAAATCATTAACGACGACAGATCTTCACGATAGTGGAGTAAGGACTCTATGCATCAGCGAACCGCAACCTATAAACCTCGATAAG GTTCGTTTATGGCTGGAGGAAATTCTGTGGGATAAAAAGTTGGAGATGGATATATACCGTTGCAAGGCTGTGTTGAGCATTCAAAACTCAGAACAGCTGCATATATTGCAG GCTGTTAGAGAGATATATGAGATTGTGCCAGCGCGAAAATGGAGCGAGGGAGAGAGCCGGACgaacaaaatagtatttatag gacACAAACTGGATGAAGAAGTTCTTAGAAGCGGATTAAGAGATTGCAGACCCTGA
- the LOC104743520 gene encoding COBW domain-containing protein 1-like — MEDDEEPPMAIQIQPDVSVGKNLSSSDAVSVGVCRRGKIHPCKLTMEKRIAVILNEFGEEIGVERAMINDGDEGAIVEEWVELANGCVCCTVKHSLVQALEQLVQRKDRLDHILLETTXITALL; from the exons atggaagatgatgaagagccACCGATGGCTATCCAAATCCAACCGGATGTTTCTGTCGGAAAGAATCTCTCATCAAGCGACGCTGTTTCAGTTGGTGTCTGTCGGCGCGGGAAAATCCACC CTTGTAAATTAACGATGGAGAAGAGAATCGCTGTGATCTTGAATGAGTTTGGGGAAGAGATTGGTGTTGAGAG GGCTATGATTAACGATGGAGATGAAGGTGCCATTGTTGAGGAATGGGTTGAGCTCGCTAATGGCTGTGTTTGCTGTACTGTTAAGCATAGCCTTGTTCAAGCCCTCGAGCAGCTTGTTCAGAGAAAAGACAG ACTTGATCATATATTGCTGGAGACTACAGNGATCACAGCTCTACTTTAG
- the LOC109128759 gene encoding LOW QUALITY PROTEIN: putative F-box protein At1g26515 (The sequence of the model RefSeq protein was modified relative to this genomic sequence to represent the inferred CDS: inserted 3 bases in 2 codons): MITRSKKTKIVKNLQEENKFDELPQDLVIEIFRRLPLKTVGRCLTLSKSCATTIRSRSFITSFPWQPCTLIAFDRPLHIANRKKLHFFLSSFSSSTSSFLSRLSTCRSLCPDKLGYYXYIDANGLISIGYGQEHVVANPSTGSFISLPRVRRRGRDKVVKSFFGYDPVSDQYKVLSMTERRDDHQQDPSSHHQVFTLGGKKPWKMLDCSIPDHRPWSNGVCIDGVVYYVAKTGQGMSQLSIMRFELRADRLNLFTSLPGEIQTPSLDSDTLMNFKGKLAIAIEVTASTFDVWVMDLDGEKHEPLRKITFGIEIKQRLRVRGATHTGEFIFAPSWRYYGDXFYVTYYNPDKNSLKKI; this comes from the exons ATGATAACACGCAGCAAAAAGACCAAAATCGTGAAGAATCTTCAAGAGGAAAACAAGTTTGATGAACTCCCTCAGGACCTTGTGATCGAGATATTTAGGCGGTTGCCTTTAAAAACTGTAGGTAGGTGTCTCACACTATCCAAGTCATGTGCAACAACTATCCGCAGTCGAAGTTTCATCACATCTTTTCCGTGGCAGCCTTGTACCCTAATCGCTTTCGACCGGCCCCTTCACATCGCTAACCGCAAAAAGTTGCATTTCTTCTTGTCGTCTTTCTCATCATCAACGTCGTCGTTTCTATCACGTTTGAGTACATGTCGGTCCCTATGTCCTGATAAGTTAGGgtact tatatatagatgctAATGGATTGATAAGCATTGGATATGGTCAAGAGCATGTAGTAGCTAACCCCAGCACTGGTAGTTTCATATCTTTACCAAGAGTCAGAAGAAGGGGAAGGGACAAGGTCGTAAAAAGTTTTTTCGGGTATGATCCAGTTAGTGATCAATACAAAGTCTTGTCCATGACGGAAAGACGTGATGACCATCAACAAGACCCATCATCTCACCATCAAGTGTTCACATTGGGAGGAAAAAAGCCATGGAAAATGCTGGATTGTAGCATTCCTGATCACCGTCCTTGGTCTAACGGTGTGTGCATAGATGGTGTTGTGTATTATGTTGCTAAAACGGGGCAAGGTATGTCACAACTGAGCATAATGAGATTTGAACTGAGGGCTGACCGTCTGAATCTTTTTACTAGTTTACCTGGAGAGATTCAAACACCAAGTCTAGATAGTGACACTTTGATGAACTTCAAGGGGAAACTAGCCATAGCTATTGAAGTCACAGCATCTACATTTGATGTGTGGGTTATGGATCTGGATGGTGAAAAACATGAACCGCTGAGGAAAATAACTTTTGGTATCGAAATTAAGCAACGCTTACGCGTCAGAGGCGCTACTCATACGGGTGAGTTTATCTTCGCACCATCATGGCGCTATTATGGTGA TTTTTATGTCACCTATTACAATCCCGACAAGAATAgtttaaaaaagatttaa
- the LOC104743523 gene encoding DUF724 domain-containing protein 3-like, which produces MTLPFAKHMPFWNQYETEEAYKTFPQNPHFSPLLEVNEDHRELVAVGLMESFYSLLRAVKDLRLDDPSSKIRSIRSSFAKLEMYGFDVATPGSRIDKVLSLQDARAKNMEERKCLENKIEAQENDTRKLEEEMVESERNIMELKRQEAARRLIMEDEKKMIVERKPFEMPEEEEEENSSRKRNLEETHKVEDVQVKKLKEEVERLQKTLEASKTQKHKLEKEQGELEHVVAKVEEESDRNILKLKHVVAKLKRSAAKLILALKSCVETIDQVIAHIEQEFTTTVLAPW; this is translated from the exons ATGACTCTGCCTTTTGCAAAGCATATGCCATTTTGGAACCaatatgaaacagaggaggCATACAAAACATTCCCACAGAATCCTCATTTCAGCCCTTTACTTGAGGTTAATGAAGATCACCGGGAATTGGTAGCTGTTGGTTTGATGGAGAGTTTCTATTCGTTGTTAAGAGCGGTCAAAGATCTGCGGCTGGATGATCCTTCAAGTAAAATAAGGAGCATCAGAAGTTCTTTTGCCAAGCTAGAGATGTATGGTTTCGACGTTGCAACCCCTGGATCACGGATCGACAAAGTGTTGTCTCTCCAAGATGCGCGAGCAAAGAATATGGAGGAACGAAAATGTCTTGAGAATAAGATCGAAGCTCAAGAGAACGATACACGCaaattggaagaagaaatggtCGAGTCAGAACGTAATATTATGGAGCTTAAGAGACAAGAAGCAGCTCGTCGTTTGATTAtggaagatgaaaagaaaatgattgttGAAAGGAAACCATTTGAG ATgcctgaggaggaggaggaggagaatagCAGCAGAAAAAGGAATCTAGAAGAAACCCACAAGGTCGAAGATGTGCAAGTAAAGAAACTGAAGGAGGAAGTAGAACGTCTTCAGAAGACGCTTGAAGCTTCTAAGACCCAAAAACACAAATTGGAAAAAGAACAGGGGGAGTTAGAGCATGTGGTTGCGAAAGTTGAGGAGGAGTCAGACCGAAATATTTTGAAGCTGAAACATGTGGTTGCGAAACTGAAGAGGTCTGCGGCCAAACTGATTCTTGCGTTGAAATCTTGTGTCGAAACCATCGACCAAGTGATTGCACATATTGAGCAGGAGTTTACAACGACTGTGTTGGCTCCCTGGTAA
- the LOC104741202 gene encoding DUF724 domain-containing protein 3-like isoform X2, translating to MRSCSAAAVEETPAKPTVPFPKLMPFWDKYETEEVYKTLPQNPHFSPLVDAIENAQDREMLAVGMILTFYDMLKEVKNLPPNVSSSQLRSIRSYFAKVEKHGFDVAAPLSLIDKALSLQDGREKKVEKRECLDKKIEAKKTETRNFREELGKFEEELVEFKRKIMELETQKALAKEEMEAVKEKEEAADKMIDEMRSCVETIDQEIADGEVEFITSLLAPW from the coding sequence ATGCGTTCTTgttctgctgctgctgttgaGGAAACTCCAGCAAAGCCTACTGTGCCTTTTCCAAAGCTTATGCCATTTTGGGATAAATACGAAACAGAGGAGGTATACAAAACATTACCACAGAATCCTCATTTCAGCCCTTTAGTCGATGCTATAGAAAATGCTCAGGACCGGGAAATGTTAGCTGTTGGTATGATATTGACTTTCTATGACATGTTGAAAGAAGTCAAAAATCTGCCGCCCAATGTTTCTTCAAGTCAACTAAGGAGCATCCGAAGTTATTTTGCCAAGGTAGAGAAACATGGTTTCGACGTTGCAGCTCCTCTATCACTGATCGACAAAGCGTTGTCTCTCCAAGATGGGCGAGAAAAGAAAGTGGAGAAAAGAGAATGTCTTGACAAGAAGATTGAAGCTAAGAAGACCGAAACACGCAACTTTAGAGAAGAACTGGGCAAATTTGAAGAAGAACTGGTTGAGTTCAAGCGTAAGATTATGGAGTTGGAGACACAAAAAGCGCTTGCCAAAGAGGAGATGGAAGCTGTGAAAGAGAAGGAGGAAGCTGCAGACAAAATGATTGATGAAATGAGATCTTGTGTGGAAACCATTGATCAAGAGATTGCAGATGGGGAGGTGGAGTTCATAACATCTCTGTTGGCTCCATGGTAA
- the LOC104741202 gene encoding DUF724 domain-containing protein 3-like isoform X1 produces the protein MDIYRCKAVLSIQKSDQLHILQRKPIRESPPNVPRKRPMRSCSAAAVEETPAKPTVPFPKLMPFWDKYETEEVYKTLPQNPHFSPLVDAIENAQDREMLAVGMILTFYDMLKEVKNLPPNVSSSQLRSIRSYFAKVEKHGFDVAAPLSLIDKALSLQDGREKKVEKRECLDKKIEAKKTETRNFREELGKFEEELVEFKRKIMELETQKALAKEEMEAVKEKEEAADKMIDEMRSCVETIDQEIADGEVEFITSLLAPW, from the exons ATGGATATATACCGTTGCAAGGCTGTGTTGAGCATTCAAAAATCAGACCAGCTGCATATATTGCAG cGGAAACCGATAAGAGAATCTCCTCCAAACGTCCCAAGAAAAAGGCCAATGCGTTCTTgttctgctgctgctgttgaGGAAACTCCAGCAAAGCCTACTGTGCCTTTTCCAAAGCTTATGCCATTTTGGGATAAATACGAAACAGAGGAGGTATACAAAACATTACCACAGAATCCTCATTTCAGCCCTTTAGTCGATGCTATAGAAAATGCTCAGGACCGGGAAATGTTAGCTGTTGGTATGATATTGACTTTCTATGACATGTTGAAAGAAGTCAAAAATCTGCCGCCCAATGTTTCTTCAAGTCAACTAAGGAGCATCCGAAGTTATTTTGCCAAGGTAGAGAAACATGGTTTCGACGTTGCAGCTCCTCTATCACTGATCGACAAAGCGTTGTCTCTCCAAGATGGGCGAGAAAAGAAAGTGGAGAAAAGAGAATGTCTTGACAAGAAGATTGAAGCTAAGAAGACCGAAACACGCAACTTTAGAGAAGAACTGGGCAAATTTGAAGAAGAACTGGTTGAGTTCAAGCGTAAGATTATGGAGTTGGAGACACAAAAAGCGCTTGCCAAAGAGGAGATGGAAGCTGTGAAAGAGAAGGAGGAAGCTGCAGACAAAATGATTGATGAAATGAGATCTTGTGTGGAAACCATTGATCAAGAGATTGCAGATGGGGAGGTGGAGTTCATAACATCTCTGTTGGCTCCATGGTAA